The following nucleotide sequence is from Penaeus vannamei isolate JL-2024 chromosome 10, ASM4276789v1, whole genome shotgun sequence.
TACAAATTGGAGAAGAAGGCTTGAAAATGTGGCATGACAGAGTTGAGGAAGCCAAGAAAACCAATGAGGTATTTTAGCTCCACTTGTGATCTCCAGTATAGTATTCTGTAGGGTGATGTGTCTCAAAGTCAGAAGGTCTTTACCTCATTGTCTAAAAAGTATTTTCTGCCATTTCTTAATGCGAGTTACGTTTTATTTTAACTTGTAAATGAATGCCAGTAAAGATTAGGTACATAATATGGAAGAAATTTTATATAAGCATTATATTAGTGTACTAGttaatacaaacaaatagattcATTTTGATTGTTTGTATATTATTTACCTGAAATACTGGGTAGGAAACATAACATAATCTTTATTAAAAACCCTTTTATttacatcattttatcattaaatcTACTTCCCACAGATTCCTCCCCCACCTGAGATGCTGCAGTCAGTCCCAGTTCCAGGAACACACAGCATCAACTTCCATCCCCTGCAAGCCTTCAGCAACCATGGTGAACAGAGGACACACTCCACCATGAAACAGCAGCCCCAAGGCAACCTTCCACTCCAGCTTAGTGACTTGCCTGTAAAGTTCCAGCTTGACAACCTGCACTCTAACTTTGTAGAGGTAAGTGTTTTTGGTTCTTATCTATGATTTCCGTTGGTATTTAAGGCATGAGTTTAAAGAATATTTTAGACAAGATTTGTCTGTGGTAAGTTTGATTCTTTGCTTTATATTCAGAAACTTTTGTTTCTCAAAGGAATAGAATTAAAAGGCTGTTTTATTTTTACCAGCTTCTCTTGTGATCTCAGACAAATGCTGATTCTTAgccctctcctttctttaatgCATTCTCGAAAACCCTTTTTGTTTTCTATCGATATTTGACTGATCAGTATTTATGaagtctcacacacactcttcatTATTAGATTAATTCAAATCTTCAGGTGAAGAATAAGTAAAATAGGTAACAAACCACCACTTTTTCTCCAGATGATTGCTATTCTCGACACCTCAGCTGTGCCTGCAACTCTTCGACCATACATCATGCTCCTGTTAGACCTTATCTTTGAATCCCCAATTCAGCGTGACAACTCCATCATTCCATATGAAGAAGTTGTCCGTGAATTGTCTGCAGATACAATCTACAGAGACAGCCAGATTGGTCTTGGTCTCTCAAGCGGGAAGTTCTCTTGTGGACCGTACTGCACTAATGCTGTTGTGGTTATCAAGGTGAGTAATAATGATTAACGCAGTAGTTCATTACTTATCTAGTTAGGAtgattacatataaacataactgTTTGTAAAAGGAAGGTGCTTGAAAGTTCATGGAATATTATTTGCTAATTTTGAGTGTTAGTTTTTTCGGGGGGTTCATAAGTATAATTTGTAATCATTAGAAAGTGGATTATTTCTGGTCACAAGATGGTAAATGATTTGTTCTGTTTCTGATTTTAATGCTTCTGGGTATAAACAGCCTTATATGAACATGGTAAAAGCAACCGAGATTGATGGAGTGATAAATGTAAATTTTAGATGAATGCAGAACAAGATCTTAATTTTTGTTGAGAGAAATGCAAAACTTGAGTAGGTTCATGTTCACAAAAATATAATCCAATAAAAACTTGGTTTTTAATTAAAACACATTTAGAGAGTAGAAGAATTTATACACCATAAACATTCCTTTCAGGTTGAGATGCCAAAATACAGGAAGGGAGTACAATGGTTAAAAGAAGTGTTGTTTGCCAGCCAGTTGTCTGCAGATCGTATACGAGTAAAAGCTAACAAACTCATCAACTCCATTGGTGAAGCTAAGCGTAGTGGACCCAAGCTACTGCAGCTGATGTTCAATGATGTAGTTTTCAAGAAAGGTTAGAATCATTTGAATtaccttattttcatcatcaccttttcattcagttctttattttccctctcctgctcctccattttctcctccatccccttcctcctcttccccttctccttccccattttccccttttccctcttcctctccttctacctctccagctcttccttcttcctctctttctcctcctcttcctcctccttcctctatttctttcatgCTTCTTCACTAACTCATCTTCCCTCACTTCATGAACCTCATTATCCTCTACCATCCTCAAAAACCTCATATTCTGCCTCCTTATAATCCTCCTTTGTCTCCTGTTTCACATACTTTtgtattgtgtttgtattttttaaccCATTGAATCCAGATACTTCACTGGCATCATTTGgcccaaaatacaggcattaggcttacttgatgGGCCACTCTAATGATTGCACACTGTGTGGGCCATGCGCACATGAACACTCATGTGGTGACAAAACTTAATGCCtgccctttgcaatgttattttctctttttctgcatgtGATTTTAGCTTTTTTGCATTTTCCATTGTCTACATTTATCAttggatttgctttatccagatgataaTAGATTCCTTGCACAGACTTCACAACATCACAAGCTAGTCTTCtccccccacacatatacacacagttttCTGTGATACAACCTGTACTGCCAGTTATAGCAGCCAGGAATAGGATCCTCCTCCTTGGAGCCAGCACTCTTCTAGTTAGGGCTAACAAATgatacattccacacttgtttatcaaTGGAAATTATATAAAAGCCCCATCTTAAAAGCCAAAGGAGTCTAATCAACCTCCACACGCATTGTGCACTTGTGAGTCATTCCTGTCACCCAGGCCTTCAGCTGAAATGCTCACAAAGCCAAGTTCACATTATCCTGGCTcacagccaaattttcccatgatTATATGTTCATTTCACATGCCCCTCAAGCCAATTTTTTTCATGGTTTGATGGTCATGTCATCCGGATTGTATGGGTTAAGGgtgatgatatcatcatcattgccgtcATGGGGTAAGATGCTGataatctatcttttttttttttcttttcacagaATCCAACAAAAACCAGCAAAACATCCTTCGTCAACAGAAGTTCCTCACACAGTTGCTCAGTAGACTTGACACACAAGAGATGCAGATCTTGAAGGAGTTAGAAGAGGTGAGCATGTAACAAAAGGCTTTTTGAAACGGCTCCATTTAACAGCTTGTTAATGCTTATGATATTGGAAGGATAAAAGTATATTTTCGGTTGTAACCTGCTTTCCAATGTAACTTTAATTATATGTTTTAACCAtctgttttgtctcttttgtaTTTGGTTAATGTGGCAGGTAATAGACATAGTGATTGCCCACTTTAATATAAagtagaaatatattttataatgtatTTTCCCCAGTAGTTTAGTGATCCTTTCGATACCTTCATAAAATAGTGAGGAAGTTGTATTCTCAGTTTAGTTGCTTTGTAACCAACTCAAGAATCTTCCATCTTACAGGTGAGATGTTCCATGGTATCTAAAGATCGTATAACTATACACATGGCAACTGACATGCAAAAATTGGCATCTCTTGAAGATGTGTTTGCCCCATGGATGGACTTTGTTCCAAATGTTGAAACACCTAAAGAAAAGCTGtaagtatatttttcttttcatattgttCATAAGATGTTGATCATGCATCTTTGGCATTAAAGCTTTTATCGTAATATATTTTCAGGATGAAAGAAGCTCTAATCAAATACATTTTATTTGCAGCTTAAACGTGATCCCAGACAGTGAATTGCGTTCTAATGAAGACCTCGGAAATGTGACTGGGTTTTTAACTGGTGTTGGCTCTGTTGAATCTGCCTACCTTCTACAGTACACCCGTTGTGTCACTGAGCACAGGGACTGGGATGTTCCTGCTATACTCACAGCTATCCAATACTTGACACAGCTTGAGGTTTGTCTATGGATAATGTTCCAGGATCATTTCTGGAAATCATGCTTGTAAAAGTAACTATAGATTGTGGAAGTATTTCGCATTTCAGTCCAAGTGGAGTTTTTACtaaatatgtatctttttttgtttgttttttagggaCCAATGTGGAGAGAAATCAGAGGTAAAGGACTTGCTTATTCTTATAGCATGACACTGCAGCCATCAGAAGGTTCTCTCAATCTAAAGTTAGCCAGAGCAGCTCAGTTAACAAGAGCTTATGAAGAAGCTCTTAATATTTtggtaagtaaataaaagaaaagattattaTGGTTATGTTTTGATTGAATGGGTTGAATTCATTTTGTAtgaatattttccttgttttcataGGTATCATATGATTTCACAAGTACATACAGAAAGAAATTCTAATTtatttcccatcccccctttatATAGTTTCATGTGAATTGAACCTCATTCCTTATAATTATTAGGAAAGGCTTGAGGTACTGATGATCTACAATGTATTTTGATACTCACAGAATTCACACATTAATGGCTCAACATCATGGGACACAAACCTGCTTGAGTCAGCCCGCAGCTCCCTCATCTACGAGATCATTGACAGAGAGGCTGTTGTGTCTGATGTTGTGCAGCAGTCCCTTCTAGCATATTTCCGTAGGGTGCCACATTCTTACAACAAGTGAGTGAAGTTTTGGGTGCTACTAGTTACTCTGTTATGATGTGCTAGATTCATATAATGATTCAGGATAATTATGGTTGACATGGTTGATTGGTGACAGATTTATGTACTTTTTGCTCTTTGGTGTTACAATTTGCTTTAAAgatttatttataggtatatacttCCAATGTTTTTAAAGTTTTGATAGACAGAGCCTGATTCTTTTGCTTAACATGCTATCCtgtaaaaagcaaaacaagacTTTATCTGTTCAAATTTTCATGTAGGGTCATTTTGGTAGCAGCTTTTTAAATTGTTCAGTTACGTATACATCAAATCATCAAAATTAAAATTAGAGCTCTGGTTTAACCCCATATGCAAATCAGTTTgctgaaagaaaaaatctgatgtGAATTTAGATAACTAATTTTTctactttgttattgttattccataatgttttttttctgatctgcAGGGATCTAATTGACAAGATTTCGGGTGTGACACTAGAAGATGTAAAACGTGTTGCACTGAAGTACTTCACGCCTCTCGTAAATCCCCAAACCTCACGAACTGTTATTGTTTGTCATCCTTCTAAAgtcagggagacagaggaggagttGCGAAAGTAAGTAGCATCATCTTCAGATGAACTACAGAAGCAGTGCTCTCTTATATTTAATCTTATATTATAGATGATTATGTATGTTTGGAAAATAGTAGAATGGAATTTTTAAAgtaattttttcactttttccactttttctcaaAATATATTGTTATGGtagacctttttttttaatgttttgagtAGAATGATGAATACATGCATTGCTGATCCATAGTTGTTTCTAACTTTTCTATCCTATACTTTCCCCCAATTATAAATGTAGTTGATATAATTCTGTAAACAAATAAGACGTTGAAATGTCAGTTATATGGTCATTCACTTCATATATTGCATCagcattttaaaaaaaataatttgtagCATGAGAAATACTTTCGATTTTGTCAGTGTAAGTAAAGACTGCTTATAATATGCTTGTTTCTTCTTGCAGGTTTGGCCAGAACTTGGAAGTAATTGGCTCACTTGAGGACAGCAGATTTGGACAGCTAAACGTAATCTGAACATTAAATTATTAGAAGGGAAGGGATTTTTTTCTACGGGATTTTGTTGCGACTACAAACTGGTCATGAGTAAAACTGATCCTATTGTTCAGAGCAACTTTGTTGGATCTCTTTATATAAACTCCAAAACGTTAAATTAATGTCATGTAGattcctatttttattacaatattACAAATACCTACCCAGTCCCCCAAtccttaaatatatatgaatgaactcAGGTTTCAGTTACTTTGAAGGAATTGCTTGTTTGTCACATTTGATGTGATGCAACTGAAGGTCAAGCTAATTGTGCCTCTCCtcttccagaaaaaaagaaaaagatagtgaTTTACTATTTTGTAATTTTTGGAGGATAGCATCGGAGAAATGCCAAGTTAATAATTCATGAAAAGTTTGATTaagaaattcatatatttatatatatgcacatatatatatatgtattatatatatatatatatatatatatatatatatatatatatatatatatatatgttaatatattatatgtatttattatatattatatgtatttattatatattatatatatttattatatattatatatatatattatatatatatatatatatatatatatatatatatatatatattatatatatatatatatattatatatatatatatatatatatatatatatatatatattatatatatatgaattatatatatatatatatatattatatatatatgtattatatatatatattatatatatatattatatatatatgtatattatatatatatatatatatatatattatatgtatattatatatatatatatatatattatatgtatatatatattatatatatatatattatatatatatatatcatatatatattatatatatatattatatatatatatatctatattatattatatatatataatatctatatcaatataatatatatataaatatattatacatatacatatcttacatatatatatatatatatatatatatatatatatatattatatatatatatatatattatatatatatatatattatattatatatatatatatatatatatatatatatatatatatatatatatatatatatatatatacatataatatatatatatatatattgtatatatatattatatatatattatatatatatgtattatatatatatatatattatatatatatgtatattatatatatgtattatatatatatatatatattatatatatatgtattatatatatatatatatatatatatattatatatatatgtattatatatatatatatatgtattatatatatatattatatatatatatatgtatatatataaatatattatattatatatatatatatataatatatacatatatacatatatacatatataatgttgcATTTCTTAAACAAAGGCTTCTGACTGTAAGATATTTGAAGACAATAACAGGTTTGAATCACCAGACTTATAAACAGTTGTGCACAATTTTATCAAGAGCTTGGCACTAAAATTATCTTTAAATTGCTTACACTGGTAAATAAAATTACCTGTAGCAGTCACCAGATCCAGCATACTTCAATTGCATTTATGTCTTGAAGATTAGGATACCCatgtttctttatcttatttatgaAAAGTTTTAAATAcattttataatattttcataaGATGCACTTTAAGTCACCAATAAAAAATGTGCTTTCAAAAGGAAAAGGTTGTTACAAATCATTAAATTTTGTTACCATATTTTTATAAGTAGTATAGTTATTTTGGTTTAAAATGTTCTTATATTTAGCTTGAGCATAATGCGTGTTTTTGCTACAAGTAATTTATGTaagatttattttatattctgCTGTATGCTAAAGTTAGGAATTAGAAACACCAAGATATTTTTTTATCGGAATGTCTATagagtattattatttatctgtatctctcgaAATATTCAGAGACTATGACTATGATCCTTTATTTGAACTATTAAACAGTGATAAAAGCACACCTGTCGTTTTATACTATtcagcaaataataataacattttttcCTGCCATACTTCTGTGGAAACTTGTATGGAATCAATTTATATTGGGCAGTAGTATTGAGAATTcctctacttatttatttttccccttatTGGAAGCAGGATATGATTGTAGCGGTTGTTAAAAAGATTGTGTAAAGAGTGAAAAgtattttataatataaaacaaatttgCTCTACCTAAGCAAAAAAGCCTCGgttaaggaaagaagaaaaatatatatggaacaaTTTTGTATGGTTTATTAAAAAGGAAATTTGTAAGTTGGCTCAAAATTTTACCCTTTTACCCCTGGTTTACAATTTTTTTATCCGGCAGAACCTTTTCAGATCTTCAGCTAACCACCACTCATCCACAAGCTTTGTAGTctgtttactttcattttctgtctcatGTAAGGATAGAGTGAATTCTTATTTATAGAATAAACTTTTATATTTAGAATGTTTATTTTAGGAGTACACCTTTCTTAATAAATAGATACTTGAATTTTAAGAATAAACAAGTGATATTTCTGGATGTCATTCAGTGAACATAAATGAGCAGACGAGTACAAATATACAGGAAGTATAACATAAAGCTTAGTCCTGTTcaagtttatttagtttattatgTCTCATATTAAGGACAGAAGGTGAAATGATAAAACTTGTCTGACTATACCTTCAGCATGTCTTTTGTTGTAAAACTGACTTGCTTTTGTTCTAATTTTCATGAAAATGACAGAGGattaagttaaagaaaaaaatgtaattcatTATGATTTCATCTAGTTAGAAGTTATATCAGCTTTCGTGTGAACATATATGAAAAGGAATGTAAAGAGTTCCTCACACCATGAAAATTAAACCACATGTCACAAAGGTAGGTATATTCAGTGAGTATATttcctaaaaaatatatatatggataacatCAAACTGAAGCAAGATGTTTTAAGATTTTTTCGATACCTCTATTGTTAAAATATGTCTAAAGTACATCTATACAGGATATGGGAGATATATTTCAACATTACCAGACACTTCAAAGTTGCGCAACGCAGTGTCAGGCATAAATGGTTAGGTAATCTCTGCAGATTTATTGCCAATCGCTTCCTGCCCATCCGCTTCCTTAATGTCTAGTTCATATTCATAAGAATGGAAGATTTACAACTGGACCCATGCAAAGAAATGtgcaaatgtatttacatatacatatatatatacatgcgcacatgcGAGAGagggacatatgtatatatatatattaaatatgtatatatataatttatatatgtataatgtatatattatatatatattatatatatatatatatatatatatatatatacatatatacatatatatatatatatatatatatatatatatgtatatatatatatatatatatatatatatacatttatatatatacatttatatatatacatttatatatattatatatatataatatatatatatatatatatatatatatatatatatatatatatatatatatatatatacatatatatacatatatacatacatatatatacatatatttatatatatatataatacatatataatatatatatacatatatatgtatatattatatatatatatatatatatattacatatatgtatatatgtatatatatatatatatatatatacatatatatatatatatgtgtatatatatatatatatatatatatatatatatatatatatatatatatatgtatgtatatatatatgtatctatgtatgtatatatatatatatatatatacatacatacatatacatatatatacatatatatgtatatgtatatatatgtatatgtatatatatgtatatgtatgtatatacatatacatatatatatacatatatatatatatatatacatatatatatacatatatatatacatatacatatatatacatatatattatatatattatatatgtacatatgtatgtaatatatatatatatatatatatatatatatatatatatatacatatatataagtatatatatatatatatatatatatatatatatatatataagtatataaatatatatatatatatatatatatata
It contains:
- the LOC113807840 gene encoding uncharacterized protein C05D11.1 isoform X2 → MSICTLTFLALCATVMAAPKQQGVNTNSTTLSSNYEFLCELRASGTIPVVKYRSRRTGMNVVIARVEGPVVNGYFTLATEAHDDDGLPHTLEHLVFLGSEEYPYKGVLDLLANRCLASGTNAWTDTDHTAYTVQTAGSEGFLNLLPIYVDHLLYPTLTDSGFITEVYHITGDGEDAGVVYSEMQARENTDSDRCYRAMLRAMYPHPSGYRSETGGIMKNLRESTSNEKIRKYHHEFYRPENLNIIITGQVEPEEVFSALEGIEQKILRKAEDRGAYVRPWQSPVPPIEASVDKLVEYPSDIEDTGLVLAAWRGPSAVSQINELMSMGVLMEYLTHSSVSPLPSVFVEVEDPLASNVYHSCYENSVSTCYFEFTGVPREKVDLVKPLLMDTLNKIVSGTIPIDMNVMRDILSNLILKQESRLETSPHDTIADFIIGDLLYGQQCSDLDTRMNKKLWYEHLLTKTADCWIGLIHQYFIVGHSVLIRGVPSVQEATRLDEEEKARIEARKLQIGEEGLKMWHDRVEEAKKTNEIPPPPEMLQSVPVPGTHSINFHPLQAFSNHGEQRTHSTMKQQPQGNLPLQLSDLPVKFQLDNLHSNFVEMIAILDTSAVPATLRPYIMLLLDLIFESPIQRDNSIIPYEEVVRELSADTIYRDSQIGLGLSSGKFSCGPYCTNAVVVIKVEMPKYRKGVQWLKEVLFASQLSADRIRVKANKLINSIGEAKRSGPKLLQLMFNDVVFKKESNKNQQNILRQQKFLTQLLSRLDTQEMQILKELEEVRCSMVSKDRITIHMATDMQKLASLEDVFAPWMDFVPNVETPKEKLLNVIPDSELRSNEDLGNVTGFLTGVGSVESAYLLQYTRCVTEHRDWDVPAILTAIQYLTQLEGPMWREIRGKGLAYSYSMTLQPSEGSLNLKLARAAQLTRAYEEALNILNSHINGSTSWDTNLLESARSSLIYEIIDREAVVSDVVQQSLLAYFRRVPHSYNKDLIDKISGVTLEDVKRVALKYFTPLVNPQTSRTVIVCHPSKVRETEEELRKFGQNLEVIGSLEDSRFGQLNVI
- the LOC113807840 gene encoding uncharacterized protein C05D11.1 isoform X1; translation: MSICTLTFLALCATVVMAAPKQQGVNTNSTTLSSNYEFLCELRASGTIPVVKYRSRRTGMNVVIARVEGPVVNGYFTLATEAHDDDGLPHTLEHLVFLGSEEYPYKGVLDLLANRCLASGTNAWTDTDHTAYTVQTAGSEGFLNLLPIYVDHLLYPTLTDSGFITEVYHITGDGEDAGVVYSEMQARENTDSDRCYRAMLRAMYPHPSGYRSETGGIMKNLRESTSNEKIRKYHHEFYRPENLNIIITGQVEPEEVFSALEGIEQKILRKAEDRGAYVRPWQSPVPPIEASVDKLVEYPSDIEDTGLVLAAWRGPSAVSQINELMSMGVLMEYLTHSSVSPLPSVFVEVEDPLASNVYHSCYENSVSTCYFEFTGVPREKVDLVKPLLMDTLNKIVSGTIPIDMNVMRDILSNLILKQESRLETSPHDTIADFIIGDLLYGQQCSDLDTRMNKKLWYEHLLTKTADCWIGLIHQYFIVGHSVLIRGVPSVQEATRLDEEEKARIEARKLQIGEEGLKMWHDRVEEAKKTNEIPPPPEMLQSVPVPGTHSINFHPLQAFSNHGEQRTHSTMKQQPQGNLPLQLSDLPVKFQLDNLHSNFVEMIAILDTSAVPATLRPYIMLLLDLIFESPIQRDNSIIPYEEVVRELSADTIYRDSQIGLGLSSGKFSCGPYCTNAVVVIKVEMPKYRKGVQWLKEVLFASQLSADRIRVKANKLINSIGEAKRSGPKLLQLMFNDVVFKKESNKNQQNILRQQKFLTQLLSRLDTQEMQILKELEEVRCSMVSKDRITIHMATDMQKLASLEDVFAPWMDFVPNVETPKEKLLNVIPDSELRSNEDLGNVTGFLTGVGSVESAYLLQYTRCVTEHRDWDVPAILTAIQYLTQLEGPMWREIRGKGLAYSYSMTLQPSEGSLNLKLARAAQLTRAYEEALNILNSHINGSTSWDTNLLESARSSLIYEIIDREAVVSDVVQQSLLAYFRRVPHSYNKDLIDKISGVTLEDVKRVALKYFTPLVNPQTSRTVIVCHPSKVRETEEELRKFGQNLEVIGSLEDSRFGQLNVI